A stretch of Pseudoprevotella muciniphila DNA encodes these proteins:
- a CDS encoding lanthionine synthetase LanC family protein — translation MKTRIFTNEEKLLNHLVLHSNDMPSALGLLNGQMGIVIVLAHYARVRKQHQIERVSELLLENILKRLTKTVSIDFADGLCGIGWGLEYLIQNDYMKGNSAELLQEVDAKIMEHDVLRIQDTSLDTGLEGTLHYVLAHLQGANRAGQRVFDKDYLENLVTRVRQLCINNQKNQDFQNLFAKLIEGINGSENFYGFQLLRFIKPKYNPKFLTLKEGTAGQLELLINRTVEQSL, via the coding sequence ATGAAAACAAGAATATTCACAAATGAAGAAAAACTCCTGAATCATTTGGTACTTCACTCTAATGATATGCCATCTGCATTAGGACTTCTCAACGGGCAAATGGGAATAGTCATTGTTTTGGCTCACTATGCAAGAGTCAGGAAACAGCATCAGATAGAGAGAGTTTCCGAACTCCTCCTGGAGAACATCTTAAAACGGCTGACCAAAACAGTAAGTATAGATTTTGCAGATGGATTATGCGGCATAGGCTGGGGGTTGGAATATCTTATACAAAACGACTATATGAAAGGAAACTCGGCTGAGTTGCTCCAAGAAGTGGATGCAAAAATTATGGAACACGATGTGCTGAGAATTCAAGATACAAGTCTTGATACCGGCTTGGAGGGAACACTTCACTATGTATTGGCACACTTGCAGGGTGCTAACCGGGCAGGACAAAGAGTTTTTGATAAAGATTACCTTGAAAATTTGGTTACAAGAGTACGGCAATTATGTATAAATAATCAGAAAAATCAAGATTTTCAAAATCTGTTTGCAAAACTCATCGAAGGCATCAATGGCAGCGAAAATTTTTATGGATTTCAACTATTACGATTTATCAAACCAAAATATAATCCCAAGTTTCTGACTCTGAAAGAGGGAACGGCAGGTCAATTGGAATTACTCATAAACCGAACAGTGGAGCAATCATTATGA
- a CDS encoding glycosyltransferase produces MKRIFLIDEHISSKQNGVGTFMTQFLESLRNTECDVNFLSFNDSNGHLRISVKDGYRYYQIPFSNRGDFLMNGGQVFPLLSLYIKDTPENLFFINHSPCADFMKALRRNFPKSKIVFTIHDQGWTSPCLGDVEMLQHILQKKRVCGKDKRVEQFVRRYCRNERTMYRTADAVVCLNQSTYDLLQDCYFVPEEKIWLIPNGIEISSLQHSHRMQAQKEAKSNLGIQGDEQLFLFVGRPTKAKGLFELLAAYDKFFLKYPDTRLVIAGGVENFSECSKYSINSAAHVTYTGLIPKEKLDLWYKAADFGVLPSYTEQCSFAGLEMMKNIGIVIATDGWGLQKMFKEGDNALVAHIPDRKEDKTNGLVENLLKALSQAYHLQQEEREMYRKRTQKNLLEHYDAEMMRQHYVELINSL; encoded by the coding sequence ATGAAGCGTATCTTTTTAATAGACGAGCATATCAGTTCCAAGCAGAATGGCGTGGGAACTTTTATGACACAATTCCTTGAAAGCCTCCGAAATACTGAATGTGATGTCAACTTCCTTTCATTTAATGACAGTAATGGCCATTTGCGTATTTCCGTAAAGGATGGTTACAGGTATTATCAAATCCCGTTTAGCAACCGTGGCGACTTCTTAATGAATGGAGGCCAAGTGTTTCCATTGCTTTCTCTGTATATCAAGGATACACCTGAAAACCTGTTTTTCATCAACCACTCTCCCTGCGCCGACTTTATGAAAGCGTTGAGAAGAAATTTCCCAAAATCAAAAATTGTCTTTACCATTCATGATCAGGGTTGGACTTCTCCTTGTCTTGGGGATGTTGAAATGCTTCAACATATTTTGCAGAAGAAAAGAGTCTGTGGGAAAGACAAGAGAGTAGAGCAATTTGTCCGCAGATATTGTCGTAATGAACGGACAATGTATAGAACTGCCGATGCTGTGGTTTGTCTGAATCAATCTACTTACGACCTGTTGCAAGATTGTTATTTCGTTCCGGAAGAAAAGATATGGCTTATTCCAAATGGAATAGAAATATCGTCTTTGCAACATTCTCACAGGATGCAGGCACAAAAAGAAGCGAAGTCCAATTTGGGTATTCAGGGTGATGAACAACTGTTCTTGTTTGTCGGTCGTCCTACAAAAGCAAAGGGACTTTTTGAACTGCTTGCTGCTTATGACAAGTTTTTCCTTAAATATCCAGATACGCGATTAGTCATTGCAGGAGGAGTAGAAAACTTTTCAGAATGTTCAAAATACTCTATAAACAGCGCGGCACACGTCACTTATACAGGTCTTATCCCAAAAGAAAAACTTGATCTGTGGTATAAGGCCGCTGATTTTGGCGTTCTACCGTCTTACACAGAACAATGCAGTTTTGCAGGCCTTGAAATGATGAAGAACATAGGAATAGTAATTGCCACCGATGGATGGGGACTTCAGAAGATGTTTAAAGAAGGAGATAATGCACTTGTTGCTCACATACCGGACAGGAAAGAGGATAAAACGAACGGACTTGTTGAAAACCTCCTAAAGGCATTAAGTCAGGCATATCATCTTCAGCAGGAAGAAAGAGAAATGTACAGGAAGAGAACTCAAAAAAATCTTTTGGAGCATTACGATGCTGAAATGATGCGTCAACATTATGTAGAACTGATAAATTCATTATAG
- a CDS encoding glycosyltransferase family 2 protein yields MNSKTGNSPLVSIVLPMYNAAKYIKECVDSILAQTYSDFELLIIDDGSTDDSVKIVETYKDSRIRLIRNSHDFIASLNKGIVESRGKYIARMDADDKMKPHRLEKQVEVMETMPEIVLCCSYMQRMGGTDIYNAGIKGRFPHFKSLLLVGNFISHPTTMMRKEYLETNELDYKNGYPYAEDYKLWTEIALLGGGLYIVPEPLIDYRVSESQVSRMHHNTQEASALKIRNELLSYLIEHESGEYKKHISNLYDNFVALNGKNLIDEETIFGVFYRLFSILESK; encoded by the coding sequence ATGAACAGTAAGACAGGTAACTCTCCTCTTGTCAGCATAGTACTTCCTATGTACAATGCTGCCAAATACATCAAAGAATGTGTCGATAGTATATTGGCACAGACATATTCAGATTTTGAATTGTTGATAATAGACGATGGCTCCACTGATGACAGCGTGAAAATTGTTGAGACATATAAGGATTCTCGTATTCGTCTGATAAGAAACAGTCACGACTTTATAGCTTCCCTCAATAAAGGAATAGTAGAGAGCCGCGGAAAATACATCGCACGAATGGATGCAGACGATAAGATGAAACCGCATCGTTTGGAAAAGCAAGTAGAAGTAATGGAAACCATGCCGGAAATAGTTTTGTGCTGTTCCTATATGCAAAGGATGGGCGGAACAGATATATACAACGCAGGCATTAAAGGACGATTTCCGCACTTCAAGTCGCTGCTTCTCGTCGGCAATTTCATTTCTCACCCAACCACTATGATGAGAAAAGAATACTTGGAAACAAACGAGCTGGACTATAAAAACGGTTATCCATACGCGGAGGATTATAAACTATGGACGGAGATTGCTCTGCTCGGAGGTGGACTGTATATTGTCCCTGAACCACTCATTGACTATCGTGTTTCAGAATCACAAGTAAGCAGAATGCATCATAATACACAGGAAGCATCAGCGCTAAAGATACGTAATGAATTACTGTCTTATTTGATTGAGCACGAAAGTGGTGAGTATAAAAAACACATCTCCAATTTATATGATAATTTTGTAGCTCTAAACGGGAAAAATTTGATAGACGAAGAGACTATTTTCGGAGTTTTCTATCGATTGTTTTCTATACTGGAAAGTAAGTAA
- a CDS encoding TIGR04149 family rSAM-modified RiPP — translation MKQIKKVVLKEATRLSQEEMKHVFGGSGLESESGACAGVKDDPESACVGKAEWDSCYFCILSGTQYENLIRGYCKKPTGSVVEVHKNMYCYNPR, via the coding sequence ATGAAACAAATCAAGAAAGTAGTCTTGAAAGAGGCTACAAGGCTCTCCCAAGAAGAGATGAAGCATGTATTTGGTGGTAGCGGTTTAGAAAGTGAATCTGGAGCTTGCGCTGGAGTTAAAGATGATCCGGAAAGTGCCTGCGTAGGAAAGGCGGAATGGGATAGTTGCTATTTTTGTATTTTGAGTGGAACGCAGTACGAAAACCTAATACGTGGATATTGTAAAAAGCCTACAGGTTCTGTTGTAGAAGTACACAAAAATATGTATTGTTATAATCCTAGATAG
- a CDS encoding outer membrane beta-barrel protein, with protein sequence MGAKEYEHTVQGYVVDNMTGIGMDSTHVTLMKSDSTVIASSMTIPKIDDQLVGMYRFQIQKVGKYIIKAERKGYDDGYMDFELRSNRETFISVKTIRMTRVSLLPPAIVKATKVKMVMNGDTIVYNADAFNLAEGSMLDALVSRLPGAQLTKNGEIFVNSKKIESLLINGRDFFSGNPKVALQNLPAYTVSKIKVYDEAGVASRIMQRDMGDKRYVMDVNLKKEYSNTYIGNAEAGGGTDERYLARAFGMKMSDNEWVMGSGSINNLNDNQKIGYDYGNNGFGWTPQETIDGRMINREAVFSYTRFFDRQNKLGGDITLNHTNGNNESRMNTQTYLPESDSFLKQHSHSTPKSTLLKSYLYHNFEKDRAFNQSDFSLQYIRNNNFSHSEQTTSDSISVLNEMLTRGSYENQRIVANGSISGGTKIIVDMLRWDLSANYNRYSIDQFLLSDIQYTNGQTPCDFRNTYLDNSHQQWNIKASTKYDIYWPGWIIAPEYEYNYRYNKSSNMLYRLEKLAGRDSTIWDILPSTREALVDVLDCQNSYDFHEYQNHHRFSVRVMSEPQMANRNYRGIFQRWSLLLPLRIAHNNIFYNRLGRHDVRRNAVFFEPNVYATGFFSGLKWTLEGRMWSDIPDMTMLISYRDDTNPLNIRFGNPDLRNQHNYSTSLYLSRSLSSYQQSYWLRFDYNQQDNAVAYANEFDKNTGTNTIRPISVNGNWNSSASLGYSRALDKATKFTIDNQLRYKYYHSIDMASVSGMASTMRSIVNNHLLSENLKLNFRLNNNYEFTLHGGGTYYLVVSHRKGFESINACDYQVGFNTTLKLPANFQFTSNLTMHARRGYQQSEMNTTDWVLNAQLTCSFLKGKLLAKLRGYDILQQLSNTHYVMNAQGRTESWHNGIPRYMMLSLSWRFNVTKKQK encoded by the coding sequence ATGGGGGCAAAGGAATACGAACACACAGTACAGGGCTATGTAGTAGATAATATGACGGGAATAGGTATGGATAGTACTCATGTGACTCTGATGAAAAGCGATAGCACTGTTATCGCCTCATCTATGACAATCCCCAAGATAGATGACCAATTAGTTGGAATGTATCGATTTCAAATTCAAAAAGTCGGAAAATATATCATCAAGGCAGAACGTAAAGGATATGATGATGGTTACATGGATTTTGAATTACGCAGTAATCGCGAAACGTTTATTTCAGTTAAAACTATTCGTATGACAAGAGTTTCTTTGCTGCCACCAGCAATCGTGAAGGCGACAAAAGTGAAAATGGTGATGAATGGCGACACGATTGTTTATAATGCTGATGCTTTTAACTTGGCCGAGGGCTCGATGCTTGACGCATTGGTGAGCCGATTGCCGGGAGCGCAACTGACGAAGAATGGCGAAATTTTCGTGAACAGTAAGAAAATAGAGAGTCTCCTCATCAACGGACGTGACTTTTTCAGCGGTAACCCAAAGGTGGCTCTGCAAAACTTGCCCGCCTACACGGTGAGCAAAATCAAGGTTTATGACGAGGCAGGTGTCGCTTCGCGCATTATGCAGCGTGATATGGGCGACAAGCGGTATGTGATGGACGTAAACTTGAAAAAGGAGTATTCCAATACCTACATCGGCAACGCTGAGGCTGGGGGCGGCACCGACGAGCGTTATCTGGCAAGGGCCTTCGGTATGAAAATGTCGGATAATGAATGGGTGATGGGGTCGGGTAGCATCAATAATTTAAACGACAACCAGAAAATAGGGTATGATTATGGAAACAATGGTTTTGGCTGGACTCCGCAGGAAACCATTGACGGACGGATGATCAATCGCGAGGCGGTGTTCAGCTATACACGTTTTTTTGACAGGCAAAACAAACTGGGTGGCGACATCACATTGAACCATACCAATGGAAACAACGAGTCGCGCATGAATACGCAGACCTATCTGCCTGAGAGCGATTCTTTTCTAAAACAACATAGCCATTCCACTCCGAAATCAACACTGCTCAAAAGCTATCTTTATCATAATTTTGAAAAAGACAGGGCTTTCAATCAGAGTGATTTCAGTCTGCAATACATTCGAAACAACAATTTCAGCCATTCCGAACAGACCACAAGCGATTCGATTTCGGTTCTCAACGAAATGCTGACACGAGGCTCTTACGAGAATCAAAGAATCGTTGCAAACGGCTCCATCAGCGGTGGCACAAAAATCATCGTTGATATGCTTCGATGGGATCTCAGTGCCAACTACAACCGCTACAGCATCGACCAATTTTTGCTCAGCGACATCCAATATACAAACGGACAGACACCATGCGACTTCCGCAACACCTACCTCGACAATAGCCATCAGCAGTGGAACATCAAGGCAAGCACCAAATATGACATCTATTGGCCAGGATGGATAATAGCACCAGAATATGAATACAACTACCGTTACAACAAGTCCTCGAATATGCTCTATCGGTTGGAAAAACTCGCTGGTCGCGATTCCACAATTTGGGATATACTACCCTCGACCCGCGAGGCTCTTGTTGATGTGCTCGACTGCCAAAACAGCTACGATTTTCACGAGTATCAGAATCATCATCGTTTCAGTGTTCGAGTAATGTCTGAGCCACAAATGGCCAATCGGAATTATCGTGGCATTTTCCAACGCTGGAGTCTGCTGCTTCCTTTGCGCATCGCGCATAACAACATCTTCTATAATCGCCTCGGTCGGCACGACGTAAGGCGTAACGCCGTGTTTTTCGAACCGAATGTCTACGCCACAGGCTTCTTCTCAGGTCTCAAATGGACCTTAGAGGGCCGAATGTGGTCTGACATTCCCGATATGACGATGCTCATCAGCTACCGCGACGACACGAATCCGCTCAACATTCGATTCGGCAACCCTGACCTGCGCAATCAGCACAACTATAGCACATCGCTTTATCTGAGTCGATCACTCAGTAGCTATCAGCAGAGCTACTGGTTGCGCTTCGATTACAACCAACAGGACAATGCCGTAGCCTACGCCAATGAGTTCGACAAGAATACCGGAACAAACACCATTAGACCCATCAGCGTAAACGGCAACTGGAACTCCAGTGCAAGCCTCGGCTACTCACGTGCGCTCGACAAGGCAACGAAGTTCACCATCGACAACCAATTGAGGTACAAATACTACCATAGTATTGATATGGCTTCAGTCTCGGGTATGGCCTCGACTATGCGCAGCATCGTCAATAACCATTTGCTTAGTGAAAACCTTAAACTGAACTTTCGGCTCAACAACAATTACGAGTTCACGCTACATGGTGGTGGCACATACTATCTCGTCGTTAGCCATCGAAAGGGGTTTGAGAGCATCAACGCATGCGACTATCAAGTCGGCTTCAACACGACGCTGAAACTGCCTGCGAATTTCCAGTTTACGTCGAACTTGACGATGCACGCTCGTCGAGGTTATCAGCAGAGTGAGATGAACACAACCGATTGGGTCTTGAATGCCCAACTGACGTGCAGTTTCCTCAAAGGAAAACTTCTCGCGAAGCTTAGGGGCTACGACATCCTGCAACAACTTTCTAACACGCATTATGTGATGAATGCGCAGGGGCGAACCGAGTCATGGCACAATGGCATTCCACGATACATGATGCTCTCACTCTCGTGGCGATTCAATGTCACAAAGAAGCAGAAATAG
- a CDS encoding TIGR04149 family rSAM-modified RiPP, which yields MKQIKKVLLKEATRLSLEEMKFVFGGSGSEMTRCDTSCEGNRKPVEIIDCHGTCIAKPGSGVTCSGATKIMTKFCNGTSSTTQIV from the coding sequence ATGAAACAAATCAAAAAAGTGCTATTAAAAGAGGCTACAAGGCTCTCCCTTGAGGAGATGAAGTTCGTGTTCGGCGGTAGCGGATCCGAAATGACAAGATGTGATACAAGCTGCGAGGGTAATCGTAAGCCTGTAGAGATAATAGATTGTCATGGAACTTGTATCGCAAAACCAGGTTCGGGTGTTACCTGTAGTGGCGCGACAAAAATTATGACTAAATTCTGTAATGGTACTTCCTCTACTACCCAAATTGTATAA
- a CDS encoding TIGR04149 family rSAM-modified RiPP, with protein MKTIKKVTFKTATKLSQEEMKYVFGGSGSGNGVSNCTSDCGTQQSVYITNCYGTCIASDGNFVRCSGVTSVLTKYCDGTSSLLKKY; from the coding sequence ATGAAAACTATCAAAAAAGTGACCTTTAAAACAGCCACAAAACTCTCTCAAGAAGAGATGAAATATGTTTTTGGTGGTAGTGGCAGTGGTAATGGAGTGTCAAATTGTACATCAGATTGTGGTACGCAACAAAGTGTTTATATTACTAATTGTTATGGGACTTGTATAGCATCCGATGGTAATTTCGTCCGTTGTAGTGGCGTTACATCTGTTTTGACAAAGTATTGTGATGGAACATCGTCTCTTCTGAAGAAGTATTAA